A stretch of Henckelia pumila isolate YLH828 chromosome 4, ASM3356847v2, whole genome shotgun sequence DNA encodes these proteins:
- the LOC140894394 gene encoding DEAD-box ATP-dependent RNA helicase 13-like isoform X4, whose product MDFNPHHANLNSANDGKDSFEEDSVDEDEYSSWNELRLHPLLMKAIYKLKFKEPTPIQKACIPAAAHQGKDVIGAAETGSGKTLAFGLPILQRLLEEQEKVERRSEKKGEANERIAPRGVMRALIVTPTRELALQVTDHIKEVAKGTIFRVVPIVGGMSTEKQERLLKARPEIVVGTPGRLWELMSGGEIHLVELHSLSFFVLDEADRMIESGHFRELQSIVDMLPTNRESTANQSENTQSCTTLSSLQRKKRQTFVFSATLALSADFRKKLKRGSLTSKKEDLNSMETLSERAGMGENTAIVDLTNASILANKLMESVVECREEEKDAYLYYILSIHGQGRTIVFCTSISALRRISSLLRILGVNVWNLHSEMQQRARLKAVDRFRANEHSILVATDAAARGLDFPGVRTIIHYQLPLSAEVYVHRCGRTARAFNDGCSIVLISPSDASKFAALCKSFSKESFQRFPVEVSYMPEIMKRSSLAQKIDKIARKDSQEKAEKSWLERNAESIELVLDDNDSEDERMNKYRQKKATSNQLKKLQQELNSLLSRPLQPKTFPKRFLAGAGVSPLLQHQFEELAKQKICGPSNIVQSKRQLVVIGQDCVEPLQALRSASKEEASLDLKEIAEKHKSMDNSRKRRKEMKKRMHDQQRKQRRKLRQGS is encoded by the exons ATGGATTTCAATCCGCATCATGCAAATTTGAACTCAGCTAATGATGGAAAGGATAGTTTTGAAGAGGATTCAGTTGATGAAGATGAATATTCCTCGTGGAATGAATTGAGACTTCATCCCTTATTAATGAAAGCAATATACAAGCTCAAATTCAAGGAGCCTACACCAATACAGAAAGCTTGTATTCCTGCTGCTGCTCATCAAGGCAAG GATGTAATTGGGGCTGCAGAGACAGGATCAGGGAAGACGCTTGCCTTTGGTTTGCCAATTTTACAACGGCTTCTCGAAGAACAGGAAAAAGTGGAAAGGCGCTCGGAGAAAAAAGGAGAAGCCAATGAGAGAATTGCTCCACGTGGTGTTATGCGTGCTCTAATCGTTACCCCCACGAGAGAGCTTGCTCTTCAG GTCACCGATCATATCAAGGAAGTAGCAAAAGGAACCATATTCAGGGTTGTCCCTATTGTTGGTGGAATGTCAACAGAGAAGCAAGAAAGACTTCTTAAAGCAAGGCCTGAAATTGTTGTTGGAACTCCTGGGAGACTGTGGGAGCTTATGTCCGGGGGAGAGATTCATCTTGTGGAG CTGCACTCCTTGTCATTTTTTGTTTTAGATGAGGCTGATCGCATGATAGAAAGTGGCCATTTTCGTGAGTTACAATCCATTGTTGATATGCTTCCCACGAATAGGGAATCGACTGCGAATCAGTCTGAGAATACTCAGAGCTGCACGACACTTTCGAGCCTCCAAAGAAAGAAAAGGCAAACCTTTGTGTTTTCTGCAACTCTTGCTCTATCAGCTGATTTTCGGAAGAAATTAAAACGTGGATCTTTGACTTCAAAAAAAGAAGACCTTAATTCAATGGAAACCCTTTCAGAAAGAGCAGGAATGGGGGAAAACACTGCAATAGTAGATCTTACAAATGCCTCCATTTTGGCAAATAAGCTCATGGAATCCGTAGTCGA ATGCAGGGAAGAAGAAAAGGATGCCTACTTGTATTACATTTTGAGTATTCATGGACAAGGTCGCACAATTGTCTTCTGCACTTCAATATCGGCATTACGTCGCATTTCTTCACTCTTGCGCATCCTCGGAGTCAATGTTTGGAACCTTCATTCAGAGATGCAGCAGCGAGCACGCTTAAAG GCAGTTGATCGTTTCCGTGCAAATGAGCATAGCATACTTGTTGCTACTGATGCTGCGGCACGAGGACTTGATTTTCCTGGCGTTCGAACTATTATTCATTATCAGCTTCCACTTTCTGCTGAA GTATACGTCCATAGATGTGGAAGAACAGCTAGAGCTTTTAATGATGGTTGCAGCATTGTTCTAATCTCACCGAGTGATGCATCAAAATTCGCAGCTCTGTGCAAATCATTTTCAAAG GAAAGTTTCCAGCGTTTTCCTGTTGAAGTCTCATACATGCCAGAAATTATGAAGCGATCATCTCTTGCACAGAAAATAGACAAAATTGCGCGGAAGGATTCCCAG GAGAAGGCAGAGAAAAGTTGGTTGGAGCGAAATGCTGAATCGATTGAACTGGTTTTGGATGATAATGATAGTGAGGACGAAAGAATGAACAAATACAGACAAAAGAAAGCCACATCAAATCAACTTAAGAAGTTGCAGCAG GAGCTCAACTCTCTGCTTTCGAGGCCATTGCAACCTAAAACATTTCCAAAGAGATTTTTGGCTGGG GCTGGTGTCTCGCCACTTCTTCAACATCAATTTGAGGAATTAGCGAAACAGAAAATTTGTGGTCCAAGTAATATTGTCCAGAGTAAGAGACAGTTGGTGGTCATAGGTCAGGATTGCGTGGAGCCACTTCAGGCATTGAGGAGCGCAAGCAAAGAGG AGGCAAGCTTGGATCTTAAAGAGATCGCAGAAAAGCACAAGAGTATGGACAACTCGAGAAAAAGGaggaaagaaatgaaaaaac GTATGCACGATCAACAACGAAAGCAGAGGAGAAAGCTAAGGCAGGGAAGTTAG
- the LOC140894394 gene encoding DEAD-box ATP-dependent RNA helicase 13-like isoform X3 — protein MASESPDTKKAKRSSRKRRLRDSDQKLERLNSLPWSSSLPETNDSIDDPFSLFIGSNELEGGFLALEEIDESEYGLEIPKIEVGNVKKQVSDKRKRNKRKNNERNDDAMFDGETVGERDGENDGAKEEDGKRQGKLGKTKKNVKKMKIEYQKNDREDEAVEKTAANDGKDSFEEDSVDEDEYSSWNELRLHPLLMKAIYKLKFKEPTPIQKACIPAAAHQGKDVIGAAETGSGKTLAFGLPILQRLLEEQEKVERRSEKKGEANERIAPRGVMRALIVTPTRELALQVTDHIKEVAKGTIFRVVPIVGGMSTEKQERLLKARPEIVVGTPGRLWELMSGGEIHLVELHSLSFFVLDEADRMIESGHFRELQSIVDMLPTNRESTANQSENTQSCTTLSSLQRKKRQTFVFSATLALSADFRKKLKRGSLTSKKEDLNSMETLSERAGMGENTAIVDLTNASILANKLMESVVECREEEKDAYLYYILSIHGQGRTIVFCTSISALRRISSLLRILGVNVWNLHSEMQQRARLKAVDRFRANEHSILVATDAAARGLDFPGVRTIIHYQLPLSAEVYVHRCGRTARAFNDGCSIVLISPSDASKFAALCKSFSKESFQRFPVEVSYMPEIMKRSSLAQKIDKIARKDSQEKAEKSWLERNAESIELVLDDNDSEDERMNKYRQKKATSNQLKKLQQELNSLLSRPLQPKTFPKRFLAGVCTINNESRGES, from the exons ATGGCGTCCGAATCTCCCGACACAAAGAAAGCCAAGCGGAGCTCGAGGAAGAGACGCCTGAGGGATTCGGACCAGAAATTGGAACGTTTGAACTCACTTCCATGGAGTTCTTCGCTTCCAGAGACTAATGATAGCATTGACGATCCTTTCTCTCTCTTCATCGGTTCCAACGAGCTTGAGGGAG GATTTCTTGCTCTTGAAGAGATTGATGAATCAGAATACGGGTTGGAAATTCCAAAGATCGAAGTGGGAAATGTGAAGAAACAGGTAAGCGATAAAAGGAAAAGAAATAagagaaaaaataatgaaaGAAATGATGATGCTATGTTTGACGGTGAGACTGTTGGTGAACGTGATGGTGAAAATGACGGTGCCAAAGAGGAGGATGGTAAAAGGCAAGGAAAATTGGGAAAAACGaagaagaatgtgaagaaaatGAAAATTGAGTATCAGAAGAATGACAGAGAAGATGAAGCTGTGGAAAAAACAGCTG CTAATGATGGAAAGGATAGTTTTGAAGAGGATTCAGTTGATGAAGATGAATATTCCTCGTGGAATGAATTGAGACTTCATCCCTTATTAATGAAAGCAATATACAAGCTCAAATTCAAGGAGCCTACACCAATACAGAAAGCTTGTATTCCTGCTGCTGCTCATCAAGGCAAG GATGTAATTGGGGCTGCAGAGACAGGATCAGGGAAGACGCTTGCCTTTGGTTTGCCAATTTTACAACGGCTTCTCGAAGAACAGGAAAAAGTGGAAAGGCGCTCGGAGAAAAAAGGAGAAGCCAATGAGAGAATTGCTCCACGTGGTGTTATGCGTGCTCTAATCGTTACCCCCACGAGAGAGCTTGCTCTTCAG GTCACCGATCATATCAAGGAAGTAGCAAAAGGAACCATATTCAGGGTTGTCCCTATTGTTGGTGGAATGTCAACAGAGAAGCAAGAAAGACTTCTTAAAGCAAGGCCTGAAATTGTTGTTGGAACTCCTGGGAGACTGTGGGAGCTTATGTCCGGGGGAGAGATTCATCTTGTGGAG CTGCACTCCTTGTCATTTTTTGTTTTAGATGAGGCTGATCGCATGATAGAAAGTGGCCATTTTCGTGAGTTACAATCCATTGTTGATATGCTTCCCACGAATAGGGAATCGACTGCGAATCAGTCTGAGAATACTCAGAGCTGCACGACACTTTCGAGCCTCCAAAGAAAGAAAAGGCAAACCTTTGTGTTTTCTGCAACTCTTGCTCTATCAGCTGATTTTCGGAAGAAATTAAAACGTGGATCTTTGACTTCAAAAAAAGAAGACCTTAATTCAATGGAAACCCTTTCAGAAAGAGCAGGAATGGGGGAAAACACTGCAATAGTAGATCTTACAAATGCCTCCATTTTGGCAAATAAGCTCATGGAATCCGTAGTCGA ATGCAGGGAAGAAGAAAAGGATGCCTACTTGTATTACATTTTGAGTATTCATGGACAAGGTCGCACAATTGTCTTCTGCACTTCAATATCGGCATTACGTCGCATTTCTTCACTCTTGCGCATCCTCGGAGTCAATGTTTGGAACCTTCATTCAGAGATGCAGCAGCGAGCACGCTTAAAG GCAGTTGATCGTTTCCGTGCAAATGAGCATAGCATACTTGTTGCTACTGATGCTGCGGCACGAGGACTTGATTTTCCTGGCGTTCGAACTATTATTCATTATCAGCTTCCACTTTCTGCTGAA GTATACGTCCATAGATGTGGAAGAACAGCTAGAGCTTTTAATGATGGTTGCAGCATTGTTCTAATCTCACCGAGTGATGCATCAAAATTCGCAGCTCTGTGCAAATCATTTTCAAAG GAAAGTTTCCAGCGTTTTCCTGTTGAAGTCTCATACATGCCAGAAATTATGAAGCGATCATCTCTTGCACAGAAAATAGACAAAATTGCGCGGAAGGATTCCCAG GAGAAGGCAGAGAAAAGTTGGTTGGAGCGAAATGCTGAATCGATTGAACTGGTTTTGGATGATAATGATAGTGAGGACGAAAGAATGAACAAATACAGACAAAAGAAAGCCACATCAAATCAACTTAAGAAGTTGCAGCAG GAGCTCAACTCTCTGCTTTCGAGGCCATTGCAACCTAAAACATTTCCAAAGAGATTTTTGGCTGGG GTATGCACGATCAACAACGAAAGCAGAGGAGAAAGCTAA
- the LOC140894394 gene encoding DEAD-box ATP-dependent RNA helicase 13-like isoform X2 has protein sequence MASESPDTKKAKRSSRKRRLRDSDQKLERLNSLPWSSSLPETNDSIDDPFSLFIGSNELEGGFLALEEIDESEYGLEIPKIEVGNVKKQVSDKRKRNKRKNNERNDDAMFDGETVGERDGENDGAKEEDGKRQGKLGKTKKNVKKMKIEYQKNDREDEAVEKTADEYSSWNELRLHPLLMKAIYKLKFKEPTPIQKACIPAAAHQGKDVIGAAETGSGKTLAFGLPILQRLLEEQEKVERRSEKKGEANERIAPRGVMRALIVTPTRELALQVTDHIKEVAKGTIFRVVPIVGGMSTEKQERLLKARPEIVVGTPGRLWELMSGGEIHLVELHSLSFFVLDEADRMIESGHFRELQSIVDMLPTNRESTANQSENTQSCTTLSSLQRKKRQTFVFSATLALSADFRKKLKRGSLTSKKEDLNSMETLSERAGMGENTAIVDLTNASILANKLMESVVECREEEKDAYLYYILSIHGQGRTIVFCTSISALRRISSLLRILGVNVWNLHSEMQQRARLKAVDRFRANEHSILVATDAAARGLDFPGVRTIIHYQLPLSAEVYVHRCGRTARAFNDGCSIVLISPSDASKFAALCKSFSKESFQRFPVEVSYMPEIMKRSSLAQKIDKIARKDSQEKAEKSWLERNAESIELVLDDNDSEDERMNKYRQKKATSNQLKKLQQELNSLLSRPLQPKTFPKRFLAGAGVSPLLQHQFEELAKQKICGPSNIVQSKRQLVVIGQDCVEPLQALRSASKEEASLDLKEIAEKHKSMDNSRKRRKEMKKRMHDQQRKQRRKLRQGS, from the exons ATGGCGTCCGAATCTCCCGACACAAAGAAAGCCAAGCGGAGCTCGAGGAAGAGACGCCTGAGGGATTCGGACCAGAAATTGGAACGTTTGAACTCACTTCCATGGAGTTCTTCGCTTCCAGAGACTAATGATAGCATTGACGATCCTTTCTCTCTCTTCATCGGTTCCAACGAGCTTGAGGGAG GATTTCTTGCTCTTGAAGAGATTGATGAATCAGAATACGGGTTGGAAATTCCAAAGATCGAAGTGGGAAATGTGAAGAAACAGGTAAGCGATAAAAGGAAAAGAAATAagagaaaaaataatgaaaGAAATGATGATGCTATGTTTGACGGTGAGACTGTTGGTGAACGTGATGGTGAAAATGACGGTGCCAAAGAGGAGGATGGTAAAAGGCAAGGAAAATTGGGAAAAACGaagaagaatgtgaagaaaatGAAAATTGAGTATCAGAAGAATGACAGAGAAGATGAAGCTGTGGAAAAAACAGCTG ATGAATATTCCTCGTGGAATGAATTGAGACTTCATCCCTTATTAATGAAAGCAATATACAAGCTCAAATTCAAGGAGCCTACACCAATACAGAAAGCTTGTATTCCTGCTGCTGCTCATCAAGGCAAG GATGTAATTGGGGCTGCAGAGACAGGATCAGGGAAGACGCTTGCCTTTGGTTTGCCAATTTTACAACGGCTTCTCGAAGAACAGGAAAAAGTGGAAAGGCGCTCGGAGAAAAAAGGAGAAGCCAATGAGAGAATTGCTCCACGTGGTGTTATGCGTGCTCTAATCGTTACCCCCACGAGAGAGCTTGCTCTTCAG GTCACCGATCATATCAAGGAAGTAGCAAAAGGAACCATATTCAGGGTTGTCCCTATTGTTGGTGGAATGTCAACAGAGAAGCAAGAAAGACTTCTTAAAGCAAGGCCTGAAATTGTTGTTGGAACTCCTGGGAGACTGTGGGAGCTTATGTCCGGGGGAGAGATTCATCTTGTGGAG CTGCACTCCTTGTCATTTTTTGTTTTAGATGAGGCTGATCGCATGATAGAAAGTGGCCATTTTCGTGAGTTACAATCCATTGTTGATATGCTTCCCACGAATAGGGAATCGACTGCGAATCAGTCTGAGAATACTCAGAGCTGCACGACACTTTCGAGCCTCCAAAGAAAGAAAAGGCAAACCTTTGTGTTTTCTGCAACTCTTGCTCTATCAGCTGATTTTCGGAAGAAATTAAAACGTGGATCTTTGACTTCAAAAAAAGAAGACCTTAATTCAATGGAAACCCTTTCAGAAAGAGCAGGAATGGGGGAAAACACTGCAATAGTAGATCTTACAAATGCCTCCATTTTGGCAAATAAGCTCATGGAATCCGTAGTCGA ATGCAGGGAAGAAGAAAAGGATGCCTACTTGTATTACATTTTGAGTATTCATGGACAAGGTCGCACAATTGTCTTCTGCACTTCAATATCGGCATTACGTCGCATTTCTTCACTCTTGCGCATCCTCGGAGTCAATGTTTGGAACCTTCATTCAGAGATGCAGCAGCGAGCACGCTTAAAG GCAGTTGATCGTTTCCGTGCAAATGAGCATAGCATACTTGTTGCTACTGATGCTGCGGCACGAGGACTTGATTTTCCTGGCGTTCGAACTATTATTCATTATCAGCTTCCACTTTCTGCTGAA GTATACGTCCATAGATGTGGAAGAACAGCTAGAGCTTTTAATGATGGTTGCAGCATTGTTCTAATCTCACCGAGTGATGCATCAAAATTCGCAGCTCTGTGCAAATCATTTTCAAAG GAAAGTTTCCAGCGTTTTCCTGTTGAAGTCTCATACATGCCAGAAATTATGAAGCGATCATCTCTTGCACAGAAAATAGACAAAATTGCGCGGAAGGATTCCCAG GAGAAGGCAGAGAAAAGTTGGTTGGAGCGAAATGCTGAATCGATTGAACTGGTTTTGGATGATAATGATAGTGAGGACGAAAGAATGAACAAATACAGACAAAAGAAAGCCACATCAAATCAACTTAAGAAGTTGCAGCAG GAGCTCAACTCTCTGCTTTCGAGGCCATTGCAACCTAAAACATTTCCAAAGAGATTTTTGGCTGGG GCTGGTGTCTCGCCACTTCTTCAACATCAATTTGAGGAATTAGCGAAACAGAAAATTTGTGGTCCAAGTAATATTGTCCAGAGTAAGAGACAGTTGGTGGTCATAGGTCAGGATTGCGTGGAGCCACTTCAGGCATTGAGGAGCGCAAGCAAAGAGG AGGCAAGCTTGGATCTTAAAGAGATCGCAGAAAAGCACAAGAGTATGGACAACTCGAGAAAAAGGaggaaagaaatgaaaaaac GTATGCACGATCAACAACGAAAGCAGAGGAGAAAGCTAAGGCAGGGAAGTTAG
- the LOC140894394 gene encoding DEAD-box ATP-dependent RNA helicase 13-like isoform X1 produces MASESPDTKKAKRSSRKRRLRDSDQKLERLNSLPWSSSLPETNDSIDDPFSLFIGSNELEGGFLALEEIDESEYGLEIPKIEVGNVKKQVSDKRKRNKRKNNERNDDAMFDGETVGERDGENDGAKEEDGKRQGKLGKTKKNVKKMKIEYQKNDREDEAVEKTAANDGKDSFEEDSVDEDEYSSWNELRLHPLLMKAIYKLKFKEPTPIQKACIPAAAHQGKDVIGAAETGSGKTLAFGLPILQRLLEEQEKVERRSEKKGEANERIAPRGVMRALIVTPTRELALQVTDHIKEVAKGTIFRVVPIVGGMSTEKQERLLKARPEIVVGTPGRLWELMSGGEIHLVELHSLSFFVLDEADRMIESGHFRELQSIVDMLPTNRESTANQSENTQSCTTLSSLQRKKRQTFVFSATLALSADFRKKLKRGSLTSKKEDLNSMETLSERAGMGENTAIVDLTNASILANKLMESVVECREEEKDAYLYYILSIHGQGRTIVFCTSISALRRISSLLRILGVNVWNLHSEMQQRARLKAVDRFRANEHSILVATDAAARGLDFPGVRTIIHYQLPLSAEVYVHRCGRTARAFNDGCSIVLISPSDASKFAALCKSFSKESFQRFPVEVSYMPEIMKRSSLAQKIDKIARKDSQEKAEKSWLERNAESIELVLDDNDSEDERMNKYRQKKATSNQLKKLQQELNSLLSRPLQPKTFPKRFLAGAGVSPLLQHQFEELAKQKICGPSNIVQSKRQLVVIGQDCVEPLQALRSASKEASLDLKEIAEKHKSMDNSRKRRKEMKKRMHDQQRKQRRKLRQGS; encoded by the exons ATGGCGTCCGAATCTCCCGACACAAAGAAAGCCAAGCGGAGCTCGAGGAAGAGACGCCTGAGGGATTCGGACCAGAAATTGGAACGTTTGAACTCACTTCCATGGAGTTCTTCGCTTCCAGAGACTAATGATAGCATTGACGATCCTTTCTCTCTCTTCATCGGTTCCAACGAGCTTGAGGGAG GATTTCTTGCTCTTGAAGAGATTGATGAATCAGAATACGGGTTGGAAATTCCAAAGATCGAAGTGGGAAATGTGAAGAAACAGGTAAGCGATAAAAGGAAAAGAAATAagagaaaaaataatgaaaGAAATGATGATGCTATGTTTGACGGTGAGACTGTTGGTGAACGTGATGGTGAAAATGACGGTGCCAAAGAGGAGGATGGTAAAAGGCAAGGAAAATTGGGAAAAACGaagaagaatgtgaagaaaatGAAAATTGAGTATCAGAAGAATGACAGAGAAGATGAAGCTGTGGAAAAAACAGCTG CTAATGATGGAAAGGATAGTTTTGAAGAGGATTCAGTTGATGAAGATGAATATTCCTCGTGGAATGAATTGAGACTTCATCCCTTATTAATGAAAGCAATATACAAGCTCAAATTCAAGGAGCCTACACCAATACAGAAAGCTTGTATTCCTGCTGCTGCTCATCAAGGCAAG GATGTAATTGGGGCTGCAGAGACAGGATCAGGGAAGACGCTTGCCTTTGGTTTGCCAATTTTACAACGGCTTCTCGAAGAACAGGAAAAAGTGGAAAGGCGCTCGGAGAAAAAAGGAGAAGCCAATGAGAGAATTGCTCCACGTGGTGTTATGCGTGCTCTAATCGTTACCCCCACGAGAGAGCTTGCTCTTCAG GTCACCGATCATATCAAGGAAGTAGCAAAAGGAACCATATTCAGGGTTGTCCCTATTGTTGGTGGAATGTCAACAGAGAAGCAAGAAAGACTTCTTAAAGCAAGGCCTGAAATTGTTGTTGGAACTCCTGGGAGACTGTGGGAGCTTATGTCCGGGGGAGAGATTCATCTTGTGGAG CTGCACTCCTTGTCATTTTTTGTTTTAGATGAGGCTGATCGCATGATAGAAAGTGGCCATTTTCGTGAGTTACAATCCATTGTTGATATGCTTCCCACGAATAGGGAATCGACTGCGAATCAGTCTGAGAATACTCAGAGCTGCACGACACTTTCGAGCCTCCAAAGAAAGAAAAGGCAAACCTTTGTGTTTTCTGCAACTCTTGCTCTATCAGCTGATTTTCGGAAGAAATTAAAACGTGGATCTTTGACTTCAAAAAAAGAAGACCTTAATTCAATGGAAACCCTTTCAGAAAGAGCAGGAATGGGGGAAAACACTGCAATAGTAGATCTTACAAATGCCTCCATTTTGGCAAATAAGCTCATGGAATCCGTAGTCGA ATGCAGGGAAGAAGAAAAGGATGCCTACTTGTATTACATTTTGAGTATTCATGGACAAGGTCGCACAATTGTCTTCTGCACTTCAATATCGGCATTACGTCGCATTTCTTCACTCTTGCGCATCCTCGGAGTCAATGTTTGGAACCTTCATTCAGAGATGCAGCAGCGAGCACGCTTAAAG GCAGTTGATCGTTTCCGTGCAAATGAGCATAGCATACTTGTTGCTACTGATGCTGCGGCACGAGGACTTGATTTTCCTGGCGTTCGAACTATTATTCATTATCAGCTTCCACTTTCTGCTGAA GTATACGTCCATAGATGTGGAAGAACAGCTAGAGCTTTTAATGATGGTTGCAGCATTGTTCTAATCTCACCGAGTGATGCATCAAAATTCGCAGCTCTGTGCAAATCATTTTCAAAG GAAAGTTTCCAGCGTTTTCCTGTTGAAGTCTCATACATGCCAGAAATTATGAAGCGATCATCTCTTGCACAGAAAATAGACAAAATTGCGCGGAAGGATTCCCAG GAGAAGGCAGAGAAAAGTTGGTTGGAGCGAAATGCTGAATCGATTGAACTGGTTTTGGATGATAATGATAGTGAGGACGAAAGAATGAACAAATACAGACAAAAGAAAGCCACATCAAATCAACTTAAGAAGTTGCAGCAG GAGCTCAACTCTCTGCTTTCGAGGCCATTGCAACCTAAAACATTTCCAAAGAGATTTTTGGCTGGG GCTGGTGTCTCGCCACTTCTTCAACATCAATTTGAGGAATTAGCGAAACAGAAAATTTGTGGTCCAAGTAATATTGTCCAGAGTAAGAGACAGTTGGTGGTCATAGGTCAGGATTGCGTGGAGCCACTTCAGGCATTGAGGAGCGCAAGCAAAGAG GCAAGCTTGGATCTTAAAGAGATCGCAGAAAAGCACAAGAGTATGGACAACTCGAGAAAAAGGaggaaagaaatgaaaaaac GTATGCACGATCAACAACGAAAGCAGAGGAGAAAGCTAAGGCAGGGAAGTTAG